The following nucleotide sequence is from Deltaproteobacteria bacterium.
CCGCCCAAGTGAAAATGTTCGCCTCTCTGGGAAAGGAGAATCATGTCGGCATTCTTACCCTCTTCGATAATCATTTCATCAATAACACCGACAGTTTTTTTAATTTCAGGCTGCAATCCCGCTTCTTCACACCGCGTCTTGAATGCCTGTAAAATTATCTCTGCCCTTTCATCAAGACTACCCTGTAACATCGGGAGAAATTCCTGATAAGGAGGAAGGCCGACGGAACCTGAGATGTCGGTAAATACAGGGCCTTGTATCAAGCGGATATCCATGATATGGAGGCCAATCAGTTGCGCTTCAAAACGCTTGGCAATAGTGATGCCGTATTCAAGAGCAATTGCCCCGTAATCGGAACCATCTGTCGGAATCAGGATCTTTTTGATCATCATTTCTCTTTCAGCTCCTTTTCGAAATCGGCAATATTCTTCAGTAAATCATCAATCCTTTTTCCCTTATCTTTCACATCGATCTCATCGGTGAACGGGTATGAAACATCTTCATCGTCGTCTCCTTGATATCTCGGATCATCTGCATCGAAAGATAAGAACTCTCCTTCCAGCTTTCCATGTATATATGTTGCCTGTTCCCTGACCTGGCCGTTTTTATAAAAAGCAATATATGTCCCGTTTCGTTTATCGTTTATGAAGCTTCCTTTTTCTTTAATCTGACCATCTTTATAGTAACAGATGTATTCGCCGTCAAACTTGCCATCTTTGAAATTTTCCACTTCTTTTATCTGGCCCGTTGTGAAAAAAAGTGTGTATTTTCCGTCACATTTACCATTTTGATAGTTTTCAATCTCTTTGATCCGGCCGCTTTCATAATAAGAGATATATTCGCCTTCCAGACTATCGTTTTTGAACGTACCTTTTTCCCCGATTTGACCGTCCCTGTAATAGGAAGCAGATTCTCCCTCTCTCTTATCATTACGGAAGAATAACCTGACCATGATTTGTCCGTTATCATAGTAGGATGTATATTCACCCTCTAATTTCCCATTGAGGGTAAATTTTTTCTCCGTGATACGGCCTTTTTCATCATGTGATTCTTCTTCTTTGATTTTATCCTTAAGGAACGACATACAAATACCTTTTGAGAGGGAATGGCTATTCCATTGCATTATGTATAATAGATATGTACCGCTTTAGAGGTATTTCTGTCAAGTACACTTATATAATTGGTCGCTTCCGTCAGTCTTAACTATTTTCAAGTTTTTTCCCTTCTGTGGAAATTTCCTCCAAGGTTGCGCGATCCAGTATCCTGATATGTGACCCTGTTGAGTTGATCAATCCCTGCCTGCTCATTTTGCCGAGGATGCGTGACAGGGTTTCCGGGATCGTACCGAGAAGAGAGGCCAGCTGCCCTTTGGAGATATCGAGATCAAATTCGTCTCCGCTTCCGGATCTTTTGGAGAGGTAGAGGAGATACGCAGCAAGACGCCCGGGTACTTCCTTCAATGAGAGGTCCTCGATCAGGGCCGCGAATTTTCGAAGGCGCCATGATAACACGGCCAGCATATTCAGAGACAATGAAGGATCTTTCTTAATGAGTTCGATAAATGCATTCCTGGGAAAGAATAAGAGTGAACTCTGGGCATGGGCTTCAGCGTAGGCCGGATACCCCTGTCCGGTAAAAACCGGCACCTCTCCAAAGATTTCTCCCTGCCCCATCATGTGCAGTATCTGCTCTTTCCCTTCCGGTGAAAGTTTGAATATCTTTACCCGACCGGAGATGATCACATAAAAACCCACCCCCTCATCCCCCTCCGAGAAGATTATCTGGCCTTTCTTATAAGAGCGGTTTAGCGCTATCATAGCCAGTGTTTCATGCTGTTTTCTTGGTAAACCTTCAAAAAGGGGGATTGTAGCAATATGATCGATCACATTCATATTCATCCTCTCCTATAAAGTAACATCTGTCTTCTTTGACATGAGGCTACTTTAGTTAGATCGTTGCATTATAAAGTAATAAATCATTGCCCAAAAGGAAAAAATGAGAAGATAAGGTGAAATTTTTTGACTTTAGTCAATGTGAAAAGAAAACAGGGAGATTATAGTAATGGCAAATGTGTATGAATGGTGAAAGAAAGCTTCGTAACAAATATCGTATAATAGAGGGGGAAGATTTATGAAGGTAAAGAGAAAGATGATCCAGATTGATGAGGATAAGTGCGACGGCTGCGGATTATGTGTTCCGTCCTGCGCCGAGGGCGCCATTCAGATTGTGGACGGAAAGGCTAAACTGATAGCAGAAAAATATTGCGATGGACTGGGGGCCTGCCTGGGTGAGTGTCCCAGAGGCGCCCTCAGAATCGTTGATTGTGAGGCAGAAGAGTTTGATAAGGTATCTGTTGATAAGCATCTGAAATCTCAGGAAGCGGCGCGGATTCCGGAAACGCCGGCTATGGCCTGCGGGTGCCCGTCTTCACTGATCCAGAGCTTTGCATCTCCAACACCATGTCAGAAGGCAAATGAACCTGCCGCACAGACATGCAGCACTTCGGCTCTGTCCCACTGGCCGGTACAGATCAGGCTCGTACCGCCGACCGCTCCATTTTTAAAGGAG
It contains:
- a CDS encoding toxin-antitoxin system YwqK family antitoxin — its product is MSFLKDKIKEEESHDEKGRITEKKFTLNGKLEGEYTSYYDNGQIMVRLFFRNDKREGESASYYRDGQIGEKGTFKNDSLEGEYISYYESGRIKEIENYQNGKCDGKYTLFFTTGQIKEVENFKDGKFDGEYICYYKDGQIKEKGSFINDKRNGTYIAFYKNGQVREQATYIHGKLEGEFLSFDADDPRYQGDDDEDVSYPFTDEIDVKDKGKRIDDLLKNIADFEKELKEK
- a CDS encoding Crp/Fnr family transcriptional regulator; protein product: MNVIDHIATIPLFEGLPRKQHETLAMIALNRSYKKGQIIFSEGDEGVGFYVIISGRVKIFKLSPEGKEQILHMMGQGEIFGEVPVFTGQGYPAYAEAHAQSSLLFFPRNAFIELIKKDPSLSLNMLAVLSWRLRKFAALIEDLSLKEVPGRLAAYLLYLSKRSGSGDEFDLDISKGQLASLLGTIPETLSRILGKMSRQGLINSTGSHIRILDRATLEEISTEGKKLENS
- a CDS encoding 4Fe-4S binding protein; protein product: MKVKRKMIQIDEDKCDGCGLCVPSCAEGAIQIVDGKAKLIAEKYCDGLGACLGECPRGALRIVDCEAEEFDKVSVDKHLKSQEAARIPETPAMACGCPSSLIQSFASPTPCQKANEPAAQTCSTSALSHWPVQIRLVPPTAPFLKEADLLVAADCTPVAYPRFHDDFLKGKVVLVGCPKFDDAQMYAHKFAEIFLEAHIRSITVLVMEVPCCQGLPMIIRKGMDMAGMKIPLEKVVIGRNGEIMKREFLEE